The genomic segment TTCCAATTTGCCTAGCAGcaatatttctttctgttcctgGTGGCAAATAAATAGCAGTTGTCACCTGCTGGTTAGAGTAgctaaaaaaactccaaacaatgcaacccaaagcattccttacatgttaaaaaataataatagcaaaAACATCACTTTACTTCCATAGAATTTGTTCCCAATGAGCTATTATATGGCTATAATAATAGTTCTCTTTCTAAACAGATTGTATTTTTAGCCACATATTCGAGTTTATCTCTGAAGGACTACTAATATTAAAGACACCACACTAGCACCTATCCCGCTGAACGCAGCAACTTATGAGGCAATTTATTAGTTAACAAGAGGAGTCTGCTTTCTAATCCACATCTTTGCATTTTGTGCATATTAAAAAATCCCCTCCCATGCATATTAAAAAATCCCCTCCCATGCCTTTTTTTGTCCTTAATGTATTCACTTTAAAGCCAGTTGTACATCGTGGTGTGTGTGCTTTCGGGACAAGCTAATCTGGGGGCAATACTCAATCGGTCACTCACTCTTATGAATGTTTTGTCTGTACCTGTAGTCTTTTGTGTTCACCTCCTGTTTCTAGCCAAAGGTGGTTTATTTTACAGAGAATGAACAAAATCACGCCATTTCTATTAGCGTGAAGCAGTTTATTAAGTGATAATGCAATGAGACAGTACGGAGATGCTTTAAGGCAGGATAATGAGCTGCTTCTGCTGTCTCAGCTCTTCTACCTGACGAGCAGAGGAATGAACCTGAGGGCTCACAGTAGGGTTGCAGTCCCTCCCTGCTTGCTGCAGAAGGGTGGTCACTCACAGCAGGTttctgtgctccctgcctggcactCATCTCACAGCacccaggagcagaggctgcctctgccccctccctgcctgctcgCCCAAATTCGGCTTCAGCATGCCGTCCTGAAGCTGAATGGAAGCACCCTTTCTCCCCCGAGGGGTTGTGTGCCACGAAAAGCggcccatcctgctgctctgttcAGATGGAGCAGTGGTTCCCCAGCCCTaagtgctgctgtgttttgttgcAGACGGAGAAGGCTGACCGGCGCCAGAACTTCGTCTCCCTTGCTTTACGTAAGCGCTACAGCTATCTGACTGAGCCTGGAATGAGTGAGTTGCTCTTACCAAAGTACTAAACCGTGTAGATGTGATTGTTCATAAGAAGAGACATTTTTTCTATAAACGTTGTATTTGGTGtcattctggggaaaaaattaaaaaaaaaaaaaaaggagaaaaggaaacaaaaagctgTCTAAAACAAAACTCTTGGATGGACTGTGAACTCTTGTGTTGTGAGAGCTTGAGGAATCCTGACTGGCAAATTATGTGTGTTAGTTAAGTAAAAATATAATAGTTTTGAAAAGTTCAATGTAGTTCCAGAGGAAGAGGATTGCAAATTGCTTTCCAAAAGTGTCTTTTCATCTCCTCTTTGAAGCATTAGAGAAAGATGCTGTAGAACGGAATATTACACAAAAATTCAGCCACTCAGATAAGTACTTAAATGTTTAGATGTTTAGCCAAAATAGAGTCTctcatattttatattttccctcttctttctcctccccttccctttttcctctgttCCCTGCAGATGCTTTTTATTCCCTGGCACCACACATTGCTTCTTCCTAAACATGTGTTCCCCTTGACCAGACCTGTGGCATTCTCTTCCTCCCCAGTTAAATACAATAATGTATTTGGCTTAGCTTTTCTTCCTCACTTCTCCTCTATAAGGTCAACTGCTATTGTTTCCCATTTCCAGgctttttcttgcctttttttccccccacttttgACTTCTCAGTTGCTACCCTGCCACAGACCCTTTGATATAATTCCATAAAATCCATAGACAAACTTCATCGGGTCTTGGGAGTTCCCACTGGATGGCTGCTGCTTAATTATCCTATAAGATCTGTGGCTTCTTTGGATCAGATGTGCTCCAGAATATGTTGCACTTCTCAGGCCGGGAAGAAGACTCCAAGCATATAACATCTGAAGAAGCTCTCAGATCTGCTGAGACATCTTGATGGACTGTTAAGGTATTGTCACAGGCTTGATTGGAACtgagagagggggaaaatgaAATTGCTGGAAAGAAGCTTGATGACTGTATATCATTCACAATAAATTTTTCCCCCCCGTcactgggagggaaaaaaagttttatttattcaCCAAAGGTCCATTAAGTCTCATTCGCAAAAAATTGTCAGATTGTTTTTGCTCTTCAACTGCAAAGAGGAGCACAGAAGCGGCATCTTAAATGTCTCTGAATCTGTGATTTGACAGGCAAAAAGGAGTGAGGAGGGCAGCCTGACAGCCTAGTCAGTTGTGACAGACCAGCTCGTGATGGTGCAATGGGGTTCCAGTGAAGACACGTCCTAACACTAACTGCTGAACAAGTTATTAGTTCTTTTCAGAATCATTTTGGAGCTTGTTTCTTGAACTCAAGACTCTATGAACTTCTGGTGGATGTCAGCAGCTACTGCTAATTAAATCTTCAGAATAAATAATAGTATTTATAATAGTTTCATAATAGTTGATTTGATTAAGtacattttggggtttttgttcgGGTGAGGAGAGAGAAGTGTATTTCCACTTTAAAATATTGTAGTACGAAGAGTGGGCATTTCTTGATTCAGTCTGTGCCAGTCAGGGCTAGTACTCAAGCTCTCTTCAACATAAATGTTTTTATGAAGTATCACCAGCCATCCACACTGACTTCTGGGCTTTTATTGGCTTCTATAGGACCAGCACATTTCTCCTTGCAGGATATGGACCTGTGGTGCACTGAATATTCACTATTCTATAGGAGTGTGTGTGCTGAAACAGTTCAGTGTTAGCCTTGTTGAGCTTCTTTCACTGTGAGTTACTGTCTGTCTATAAGACAGATCAAGCAGGTTTGACAAATTATTAGTGTAACTTTAGAGAAAGGTATGTTGAATAAGTTCTTTGCATATTTTAGCTCCATTTCTAATTCCaactttaaaggaaaacaaaaattcctCAAAGTTGCTTTCAGTGTCAACTCTCTGAATGTTATTGCTGTATCAGAGGATATGTTTGTGTAATGCAATTCCCAGAAATACTTTCTGACATGAGTGCCTCCTGTGATGCAAAATGTGGTTGATGATAATTCTGTTTAAATGCCTATGAATAAGCTGAGAGTTCTGGGGGATGATAACATTTAACAGGTTTGTCCTTGCTAGGAATTTATTTCATAATCTATTTTCCTTTGACTGCTTTTCTAATGTTACCTTTTGAGAACTGTAAAGTTGAACAGGTCTGTCTTTGAGCTGATACAAGAAATCTCCTCAAAAGGTACCAAGACACTACATCTTGTAGAAAAAGTGTACTCTTCTTTAATGACCTCTTGTGAAATTTTGTAAGGTTTATGTATTTGTGCTTAATACACCATACGAAATGGGTTAATCTGTGTGCTCGTTCTGACATGACATTTGTGCATGAATAAAAACTGATTCAGTTGCTTTGCCTGCTCACAACTATCATACATCATACTTGCCACATTTCATTTACAACATATGCTTCTTAAAATCATTTCATGAAAAGTTTTACTTTCGTTTTTACCAGACAAAAGGAATATTGCATGAGAAACAAATGCATatgttcctttctttcttttttctttttctttttttttttaaatattgactCAGAAAAGCTCTTGCTCTTATTGGCTTTGTGAGTGTGAAGCATATCCGAATTGTGCATGGAAGATATAGATTTGAATTTATTCCAGTTGCTTCACAGTTTGCACATCAATTGCCTGTCACTTAAAGGAATTTTGGTTTCTGCATGAAATAGTTCTGaagtggtttaaaaaaatattttagctaCATAATGTCATTTTACGCaagtttatatttttgtatagGATCAAATCTGAACAGAACAACAATAGAAATTATTAAATGGATAATTCTAATAGTTGCACAAAGCAGAGACATACCTAAACAGGCAAAATAAAGCTGATATGAGTATTTCAGAAGTAGCACATCAGAAAGTCAATAGGAAGTAAGAGAAGAAATTTTGATGTGGCTTTATTTTTACCTTATGGATtccttttgtgtgttttctgttCTCCATTGTTTGCAGATTTGGTTGCTATGTGCTTTCCGTCTTCCATTTCATGTTGCTTTTTGGTTCGGACCAGTTATCAGTATATGGCTCGTTcctaattttttctttccttttttaaatcttcttttgCCTCTTCCATCCCAACTCATGCAAACAATTGTACTTGCTTTTTGTAATATTACAACGTTTACTGACCAATTTTCTTCTCTGGTCTCTCTGTTTTTCAACcatttttgttgatttttatgtttgattttaatttaaCAATTTAAGAAACAGTTGAACGGAGTGCAGGAGCAACAAGATCCCTACCTGCTACTTACTCATACAAGCCATTCTTTTCAACACGGCCATATCAGTCATGGACAACAGCTCCAATTACAGTGCCTGGGCAAACCAAATCAGGCTTCACTTCCTTATCAAGCTCTTCCTCTAACACTCCTACAGCTTCCCCATTAAAATCAATATGGTCTGTTTCTTCTACTTCTCCAATCAAATCCACGTTAGGAGCTTCTACCACGTCTTCAGTTAAATCTGTTAGTGATGTAGCATCTCCGATTAGATCGTTTCGGACAATCTCTTCGCCAATAAAAACTGTGGTCTCGCAGCCTCCCTACAACATGCAGGTCACTTCAGGCTCTTTCATCAGAGCTCCCGCAGTCACAGAAGCTGCCAGTCTCAAAGGGCTGGCCTCCACTACCACATTCCCCTCTCGGACATCTCCAGTGACTACAGCAGGATCTCTCTTGGAGAGATCATCCATAACCATGACGCCTCCAGCATCCCCCAAATCCAACATTAACATGTACTCTTCGAGCTTGCCACTTAAATCGGTCATCACATCAGCATCCTCACTTTTATCGTCCCCTCTAAAGTCAGTGGTGTCACCTGCTAAGTCAGCAGTTGATGCTGTTTCATCCACTAAAGTCATGATGGCCTCGTCTCTCTCGTCGCCAGCAAAACATGTAGCTGGGCACACAGATGTACCATTGCTCAATGGGTCTGTGTCACCTCTGAAATACCCATCCTCTGCCAACTTAATAAACGGATCCAAAGCTGCAGGTGTTTTTCAAGACAAgatctctgcagctgcacattCTGCAACTTGTGCTGCTAACGCAGTTGCTGACACGGCTGAGAGAGTGTTTTCAACAGCTACAACAATGTCATTTTCTCCACTCAGGTCATTTGTGTCTTCAGCACCATCAGCTTTCCAGTCAATGAGAACTCCTCCTGCAGGTGCTTTGTACACAGCCCTTGGGTCAATATCTGCAACTACCTCATCAGTAACTTCATCAACAATAACAGTGCCGGTATATTCTGTAGTCAATGTTTTGTCTGAACCAGCATTAAAGAAGCTCCCAGAGTCGTCTTCGCTTACAAAATCAGCCGCTGCATTACTGTCACCTATTAAAACATTGACTACAGAGGCGCGCACGCAGCCTACCTTTACTCGAACTTCATCTCCAATAAAATCATCCTTGTTTTTAGCACCCTCTGCTCTCAAACTGTCCACACCATCTTCCTTATCCTCCAGTCAGGAGATACTGAAAGATGTTGCTGAAATGAAAGAGGATCTGATAAGAATGACTGCGATATTGCAGACAGATGTCGCAGAGGAGAAGCCGTTCCAACCTGACATACCAAAAGAGGGTAGAATTGATGATGAAGAGCCCTTTAAAATTGTTGAGAAAGTAAAAGAGGACTTAGTAAAAGTTAGTGAGATTCTGAAAAAGGATGTGTGTTTAGAAAGTAAAGGGTCGGCTAAAGTACCCAAAAGTGATCAAGGACACCTGTCCGAGGATGACTGGGTAGAGTTCAGTACAGAGGAGATTGATGAAGCGAGACAGCAAGCTTTGACAAGCCCTCCTATATCTGTTCCAGAGAAGGTCCaaattaaaactaaaaccaTGTCGGAAAAGGATTATAGCTTGTCAAAAGTTATTGATTACTTAGCGAATGATATCGGTAGCAGTTCATTAACAAACATAAAGTACAAGtttgaagaggggaaaaaagaaggtgAAGAGAGACAAAAGCGCATTTTAAAACCAGCCATCGCTTTGCAGGAACATAAACTTAAAATGCCTCCAGCCTCCATGAGGCCTTCAACATCGGAAAAGGAGTTATGTAAAATTGCAGACTCCTTTTTTGGAACAGACACTATTTTGGAGTCTCCAGATGACTTTTCTCAACATGATCAAGATAAAAGTCCCTTGTCTGACAGTGGCTTTGAAACGAGGAGCGAAAAGACACCTTCTGCCCCACAAAGTGCTGAAAGCACAGGGCCAAAACCACTTTTCCACGATGTGCCCATCCCTCCTGTCATTACAGAAACAAGAACTGAAGTAGTTCACGTCATCCGCAGCTACGAACCATCTTCGGAAGATATTCCAGAGCAGAAGGCAGAGGAGCTACCAGCCTCAAAACCTTCCCCTACATTTATGGAGCTGGAGCAAAAACCTTCTGGGTCCATTAAAGAGAAGGTTAAAGCTTTTCAAATGAAAGCCAGTGGCAGTGAAGAGGACGACCATAAGTGCGTCCTTGGTAAAGGTGTCCGAGTAAAAGAAGAAACTCATATCACTACAACAACTAGGATGGTTTATCATAAACCTCCGTGCACAGAAAGCACCTCTGAAAGAATTGAGGAAACAATGTCTGTTCATGACATAATGAAAGCCTTTCAGTCTGGACGTGACCCTTCCAAAGAACTGGCAGGTCTGTTTGAACATAAATCATCAGTAACGTCCGATGTTAGCAAGTCTGCTGAAACTTCACCACAACATGCAGAGAAGGACAGCAAAATGAAACCCAAACTGGAGCGAATAATAGAGGTCCATATTGAACAAGGTAATCAGGCTGAACCTACTGAAGTCATTattagagaaacaaaaaagcatccagaaaaagaaatgtatgTATATCAGAAAGACTTACCTCGGGGAGATATTAACTTAAAAGAGTTGGAAAAACATGATGCTTTTCCTTGTTCAGACGAACAAGGTCAGCAAGAAGAAGAGGAGCTCACGGCCGAAGAGTCACTTCCTTCTTATCTGGAATCCTCTAGAGTTAACACTCCCGTGTCCCAGGAAGAAGACAGTCGCCCTAGTTCTGCTCAACTCATGTCTGATGACTCTTACAAAACACTGAAGCTTTTGAGTCAGCACTCAGTAGAATACCATGATGATGAGTTGTCAGAACTAAGAGGGGAGTCTTACAGGTTTGCTGAGAAAATGCTTCTTTCAGAAAAGCTAGATGTGTCTCATTCTGATACTGAGGAGTCAGTTACTGACCATGCTCTACCCCTTAGTGTAGAGTTACAGGGGACTGATAAACGATGCAGAGAAAAAGTAGCTACTGCCCCCAAAAAAGAGATTATCTCCAAAATCTATAAAGATGTATCTGAAAATGGTGTAGGTAAAATGTCTAAGGAGGATCATTATGATAAAGTGACAGTGTTACACTACACTGGAGATGTTAGTAGTCACAAACATGCAATGTGGATGCGCTTTACTGAGGACAGATTAGACAGAGGTAGAGAAAAGTTGATATATGAAGACAGGGTGGACAGGACTGTTaaagaggcagaagaaaaactgACTGAAGTATCCCAGTTTTTTCGGGATAAAACAGAGAAGTTGAATGATGAGCTACAGTCTCCAGAGAAAAAGCAGCATAAAAAAAATGGCAAGGAAATACATTCtagccagagctctgccagcagcagccccgagAAGGTTCTGCTCTCTGAATTGCCATCATCTGGGGATGATTGGAGTAAGGTGAAGCAGTATGCACATGATGGGAAGTGCTTTCCCAAGGTGGATGAAAGGAAAGCATCCAGTTTGCCCAGCAGTCCTGAAAAAAGGATATATGTGCAACCTGCAGAGGACTCTAAACGAACTATGGAACACAAAGGAAGCGCTCAGCAGACTGGAGTGCCTGAGACTGGATTTCAGCTGAAGCAGTCAAAGCTCAGTTCCATTAGGCTTAAATTTGAGCAAGGTATAAGTCCCAGAAGTAAGGACGTaactcaagaagaaaaaaagctggaTGGTCAGTCCAAAATTCCAGTAAAAAAATTGCAAGAAAGTAAGTTACCAGTGTATCAGTCCTATTCAAGAGAGAAACACGCAAAGCAAATAGAGGTCATTGATGGGAGCACAGCTTTACAGAAAGAGGTGAAAATACAGGAAGACCTTGTTCCAGGTAAAGGGAAAGCTGTGGAAGACTCTCGTGCTTCAGACACACAAAGAACTGAGATGAGGAAAGGCGTGGCAGAATGCATTTCAGAACCACGGGCAAAAGACCTGGCGTATGGCTCAGACTCAACAGCGAAGGGACACTGGGACAAAAAAATCTATAGGACGTGGGAAAGTCCTGGAACTTCTAACCAtaaaacacagaaggaaaagctttcACATGTGCTGGTTCCAGATACAGTAAAAGAAAACCATGTTGATCATGCTGAATCTAAAACTGACCAAAAAAGTGAATTTATCACTGTGACAGAGCACAAAGTGGCCTCAAATGGAATCCATTCGGAAGAAGTGAAGGAACTGACTGTAAAATCCCCCTCAAAAAGGGTTTTATACAGAGAATTTGTTGTCAGGGAGGGGGAGCGTAATGGTGAAGTGGCTGATAAAGTAtccaaaaggaaagaagaaattgcTGTGTCCCATATCCCAGTCAGAATTGTTGAGGAGAAGAGAGCCATGCTTGATGGTGTCTATGAACTTTCAGCTAAAGTATCCCAATCAGCTGTGATTCAGGAGAAAGTTGAAAGGCAGATTGATTATGTggaagatgaaaaaataaagcattcaGAAATCAGAAAGGTTACCAAGCAGCAGAGCTCAATAGGTTTAAGTCCTCCTGCTGAGGAAACAGAGCTATCCCCTAGCAAATCACCAGATTCTTTAGAATGTAGCCCAGGAAAGGAATTTCCTTCAAGTGACATAGCTGACCCCAGTGCCAGTGATTACTTGAATAAAGTTGCACCGCTAGTGAGCACTGAGGGAGTAAAAGAAATTAAGACCTTACCTGTTTATGTCAGTTTTGTTCAAGTAGGAAAGCAATATGAGAAAGAGGTGCAACAAGGTAGtataaaaaaaattgtcagtCAGGAAAGTAAGACGGTACAAGAGACGAGGGGGACATTTTACACAGCTAGGCAGCAGAAACAGCCTCCTTCTCCACAAGGTAGTCCAGAGGATGACACGCTAGAACAAGTGTCCTTTATAGACAGCTCTGGTAAAAGCCCTTTAACACCAGAAACACCGAGTTCAGAGGAAGTGAGTTACGAGTTTACATCTAAAACACCTGACTCACTAATAGCTTATATCCCAGGCAAGCCCAGCCCTATACCTGAGGTGTCTGAGGAGTcagaggaggaagcagaggcTAAGACAACATCTGTGAAACAGGCAGAGGTTGAGGAACCACAGATTGACAAAACATTACCTAATCTTATAAACAAGGACTCTAACAAAAGACCCAAAGGTAACAGAGTTGCCTATATTGAattccctcctcctccaccaCTGGATGCAGATCAAGGTGAATCAGAAAAGAAGCCTCATTATTCCACTGAGAGTGAGATGGAGATGACTGAAGTGAACTTGCAAGATGAACACGACAAGTGCCAGCTGGCTGAACCTGTCATCAGAGTGCAGCCACCTTCTCCTGTGCCACCGGGAGCAGATGTCAGTGACTCCAGTGATGATGAATCCCTCTATCAGCCCGTTCCGCTTAAAAAGTATACGTTCAAACTGAAAGAGCTGGAAGATGACCACAAAGAGACCTCAAAACCCAAAGCCCCTGAAAAGATTGAGAAACAGAAAGAGTTAGGACATCCCACTTCTGGGAAACCCAATGAGTTTGACAATGGGGTTGAGTCACCCCAGAATGATGTAGTGCAAAATGGGAGTAACAATGACCAGTCTGTCACAGAGTGTTCCATAGCAACCACTGCAGAATTCTCCCATGATACCGATGCGACAGAGATTGACTCTCTGGACGGTTATGATTTGCAAGATGAAGATGATGGTTTAACTGAGAGTGATTCTAAACTTGCAGGTCCGGCAGTTGAAACCAAAAAGGACGTATGGACTACAGAAGGCATTCTAAAGCAGACTGATCGCTGCTTTAGCCAGAGTAAGCTTGAAGTCATTGAGGAGGAAGGCAAGGTAGGCCCTGAAGAAGACAAGACACCTTCCAAAGGTCCATCTTCTGACAAAGCTGGAGATAAGAGCGATAAGAAGTCAGGGGCacagtttttctctttggaaggCAGACACCCTGACAGGACTGTATTTCCCGACTCGTATTTCAGTTACAAAGTAGACGAAGAATTCGCAACACCTTTCAAAACTGTGGCCACCAAGAGTCTAGATTTTGACCCGTGGTCGAATAACCGAGGTGACGATGAAGTGTTTGAGACTAAATCGAGGGAGGATGAGGCTAAGCCATTTGGTCTGGCGGTGGAAGACAGATCTCAAGCAACAACACCTGACACAACACCAGCCAGAACTCCAACAGATGAGAGTACGCCAACTAGCGAGCCCAACCCCTTCCCATTTCATGAGGGGAAGATGTTTGAGATGACTCGCAGTGGTGCAATTGACATGAGCAAGAGGGATTTTGTTGAAGAAAGACTCCAATTTTTTCAGATTGGTGAGCATACTTCTGAAGGGAAGTCAGGGGACAAGGGGGAAGGGGATAAAAGTACAGTCACTGCCATCACACAGCcacaggcaggggacagcacTGTAGAAACAACCCTAGAGAGACCAGTAGAAACAACAGCAGTTGAAAATATGCCCGGCATCCAGGCCAGTGGAGATTGCATGGAACAAACACTTGGTAGTAACTCCCCGGAGAAATCATCGGCAGCAGTAAACGCTTCCAAAGTTGATCCCAAATTGCGCACACCAAttaaaatgggaatttctgCTTCCACCATGACTCTGAAGAAAGATGGCCCTGGAGAAGTGACAGATAAGATAGAAGCTGTGATGCCAAGTGGTGAGGGATTAGAAAATGAAACTGTAGAAGTGATTGCGAGTTCAGCTTCTAGCCAGACGAGCTGTAGGCAAACAGAAAACACTGATTTTCcaaaagataattttaataacaacaacaatttGGATTCATCTGCTGTCCCT from the Melospiza georgiana isolate bMelGeo1 chromosome 8, bMelGeo1.pri, whole genome shotgun sequence genome contains:
- the ANK3 gene encoding ankyrin-3 isoform X8 yields the protein MAHAASQLKKNRDLEINAEEETEKKRKHRKRSRDRKKKSDTNASYLRAARAGNLEKALDYLKNGVDINISNQNGLNALHLASKEGHVEVVSELIQRGASVDAATKKGNTALHIASLAGQAEVVKVLVTNRANVNAQSQNGFTPLYMAAQENHLEVVKFLLDNGASQSLATEDGFTPLAVALQQGHDQVVSLLLENDTKGKVRLPALHIAARKDDTKAAALLLQNDHNADVESKSGFTPLHIAAHYGNINVATLLLNRGAAVDFTARNDITPLHVASKRGNANMVKLLLDRGAKIDAKTRDGLTPLHCGARSGHEQVVEMLLDRGAPILSKTKNGLSPLHMATQGDHLNCVQLLIQHNVPVDDVTNDYLTALHVAAHCGHYKVAKVLLDKKANPNAKALNGFTPLHIACKKNRIKVMELLLKHGASIQAVTESGLTPIHVAAFMGHVNIVSQLMHHGASPNTTNVRGETALHMAARAGQTEVVRYLVQNGAQVEAKAKDDQTPLHISARLGKADIVQQLLQQGASPNAATTSGYTPLHLSAREGHEDVASVLLDHGASLSIITKKGFTPLHVAAKYGKIEVANLLLQKNASPDASGKSGLTPLHVAAHYDNQKVALLLLDQGASPHASAKNGYTPLHIAAKKNQMDIATTLLEYGADANAVTRQGIAPLHLASQDGHVDMVSLLLARSANVSLSNKSGLTPLHLAAQEDRVNVAEVLVNQGAAVDAQTKMGYTPLHVGCHYGNIKIVNFLLQHSAKVNAKTKNGYTPLHQAAQQGHTHIINVLLQHGAAPNELTVNGNTALAIAKRLGYISVVDTLKVVTEETMTTITVTEKHKMNVPETMNEVLDMSDDEGEDAMTGDTDKYLGPQDLKELGDDSLPAEGYMGFSLGARSASLRSFSSDRSYTLNRSSYARDSMMIEELLVPAKDQHLTFQREFDSDSLRHYSWAADTLDNVNLVSSPIHSGFLVSFMVDARGGSMRGSRHHGMRIIIPPRKCTAPTRITCRLVKRHKLASPPPMVEGEGLASRLVEMGPAGAQFLGPVIVEIPHFGSMRGKERELIVLRSENGETWKEHQYDSKHEDLTEILNGMDEELDSAEELEKKRICRIVTKDFPQYFAVVSRIKQESNQIGPEGGVLSSTTVPRVQAAFPEGALTKRIRVGLQAQPVPEEIVKKILGNKATFSPIVTVEPRRRKFHKPITMTIPVPPPSGEGVTNGYKGDTTPSLRLLCSITGGTSPAQWEDITGTTPLTFSNDCVSFTTNVSARFWLADCHQVLETVGLATQLYRELICVPYMAKFVIFAKMNDPVESNLRCFCMTDDKVDKTLEQQENFEEVARSKDIEVLEGKPIYVDCYGNLAPLTKGGQQLVFNFYAFKENRLPFSIKVRDTSQEPCGRLSFLKEPKTTKGLPQTAVCNLNITLPAHKKTEKADRRQNFVSLALRKRYSYLTEPGMKTVERSAGATRSLPATYSYKPFFSTRPYQSWTTAPITVPGQTKSGFTSLSSSSSNTPTASPLKSIWSVSSTSPIKSTLGASTTSSVKSVSDVASPIRSFRTISSPIKTVVSQPPYNMQVTSGSFIRAPAVTEAASLKGLASTTTFPSRTSPVTTAGSLLERSSITMTPPASPKSNINMYSSSLPLKSVITSASSLLSSPLKSVVSPAKSAVDAVSSTKVMMASSLSSPAKHVAGHTDVPLLNGSVSPLKYPSSANLINGSKAAGVFQDKISAAAHSATCAANAVADTAERVFSTATTMSFSPLRSFVSSAPSAFQSMRTPPAGALYTALGSISATTSSVTSSTITVPVYSVVNVLSEPALKKLPESSSLTKSAAALLSPIKTLTTEARTQPTFTRTSSPIKSSLFLAPSALKLSTPSSLSSSQEILKDVAEMKEDLIRMTAILQTDVAEEKPFQPDIPKEGRIDDEEPFKIVEKVKEDLVKVSEILKKDVCLESKGSAKVPKSDQGHLSEDDWVEFSTEEIDEARQQALTSPPISVPEKVQIKTKTMSEKDYSLSKVIDYLANDIGSSSLTNIKYKFEEGKKEGEERQKRILKPAIALQEHKLKMPPASMRPSTSEKELCKIADSFFGTDTILESPDDFSQHDQDKSPLSDSGFETRSEKTPSAPQSAESTGPKPLFHDVPIPPVITETRTEVVHVIRSYEPSSEDIPEQKAEELPASKPSPTFMELEQKPSGSIKEKVKAFQMKASGSEEDDHKCVLGKGVRVKEETHITTTTRMVYHKPPCTESTSERIEETMSVHDIMKAFQSGRDPSKELAGLFEHKSSVTSDVSKSAETSPQHAEKDSKMKPKLERIIEVHIEQGNQAEPTEVIIRETKKHPEKEMYVYQKDLPRGDINLKELEKHDAFPCSDEQGQQEEEELTAEESLPSYLESSRVNTPVSQEEDSRPSSAQLMSDDSYKTLKLLSQHSVEYHDDELSELRGESYRFAEKMLLSEKLDVSHSDTEESVTDHALPLSVELQGTDKRCREKVATAPKKEIISKIYKDVSENGVGKMSKEDHYDKVTVLHYTGDVSSHKHAMWMRFTEDRLDRGREKLIYEDRVDRTVKEAEEKLTEVSQFFRDKTEKLNDELQSPEKKQHKKNGKEIHSSQSSASSSPEKVLLSELPSSGDDWSKVKQYAHDGKCFPKVDERKASSLPSSPEKRIYVQPAEDSKRTMEHKGSAQQTGVPETGFQLKQSKLSSIRLKFEQGISPRSKDVTQEEKKLDGQSKIPVKKLQESKLPVYQSYSREKHAKQIEVIDGSTALQKEVKIQEDLVPGKGKAVEDSRASDTQRTEMRKGVAECISEPRAKDLAYGSDSTAKGHWDKKIYRTWESPGTSNHKTQKEKLSHVLVPDTVKENHVDHAESKTDQKSEFITVTEHKVASNGIHSEEVKELTVKSPSKRVLYREFVVREGERNGEVADKVSKRKEEIAVSHIPVRIVEEKRAMLDGVYELSAKVSQSAVIQEKVERQIDYVEDEKIKHSEIRKVTKQQSSIGLSPPAEETELSPSKSPDSLECSPGKEFPSSDIADPSASDYLNKVAPLVSTEGVKEIKTLPVYVSFVQVGKQYEKEVQQGSIKKIVSQESKTVQETRGTFYTARQQKQPPSPQGSPEDDTLEQVSFIDSSGKSPLTPETPSSEEVSYEFTSKTPDSLIAYIPGKPSPIPEVSEESEEEAEAKTTSVKQAEVEEPQIDKTLPNLINKDSNKRPKGNRVAYIEFPPPPPLDADQGESEKKPHYSTESEMEMTEVNLQDEHDKCQLAEPVIRVQPPSPVPPGADVSDSSDDESLYQPVPLKKYTFKLKELEDDHKETSKPKAPEKIEKQKELGHPTSGKPNEFDNGVESPQNDVVQNGSNNDQSVTECSIATTAEFSHDTDATEIDSLDGYDLQDEDDGLTESDSKLAGPAVETKKDVWTTEGILKQTDRCFSQSKLEVIEEEGKVGPEEDKTPSKGPSSDKAGDKSDKKSGAQFFSLEGRHPDRTVFPDSYFSYKVDEEFATPFKTVATKSLDFDPWSNNRGDDEVFETKSREDEAKPFGLAVEDRSQATTPDTTPARTPTDESTPTSEPNPFPFHEGKMFEMTRSGAIDMSKRDFVEERLQFFQIGEHTSEGKSGDKGEGDKSTVTAITQPQAGDSTVETTLERPVETTAVENMPGIQASGDCMEQTLGSNSPEKSSAAVNASKVDPKLRTPIKMGISASTMTLKKDGPGEVTDKIEAVMPSGEGLENETVEVIASSASSQTSCRQTENTDFPKDNFNNNNNLDSSAVPTDDITCNVVLKEHLEPKCSLQKANQAKSTSGKGTGTTQGHRVRDKQKPHGEQQKSTELVGARGKSKLPVKASSVKQVFSQNNLQSNTGSKAKEASKPDKAKQNNSSPCLEARSRIPVKNTHRSNLARRTPALPKQEQVEKEKPKQLPSKLPVKVRSTSVTMTTVKVKKNQLREVCKHSIEYFKGISGETLKLVDRLSDEEKKMQSEVSDDEEDSTSRNTSLSEATQVYLPSITPKSARDMRTEAASIKSKSEKADSERRRSKRTGPQSPCERTDIRMAIVADHLGLSWTELARELNFSVDEINQIRVENPNSLIAQSFMLLKKWVTRDGKNATTDALTSVLTKINRIDIVTLLEGPIFDYGNISGTRSFADENNVFHDPIDGWQPDSSSVSEAPTSGRRIGGSLLDRLDESSDQCRDSVTSYVKGEAGKPETNGSLSESTSEAKTKSYIQEALNDVGKHGDKETLKTKSQISTGTDEQTLSSAAYQKSLEETSKPATEGSKTSVPVSVKKMGWSTSEDGKPRTSIQEEEGAVMSEQKQGEAYKVKTKKEVRHVEKKSYS